A genomic stretch from Candidatus Methanomassiliicoccus intestinalis Issoire-Mx1 includes:
- a CDS encoding methanogenesis marker 7 protein yields MYEVLMYDGGVYRINELYELIEDVGGFVIQKTKIQVQIVVTMAVPEEEHAVIEEKTAELGGKLSSVPLAGTEIAVVAPTLGRHHMPHPTCDIAEQLRRLGAITVVMGLARGRGRRSSQILADERRIIEEYDAAVFVLGNFKDCIVNHKTKLFEDLEIPVAVVCGPEVQDLPCEAIVCGVGRKVERMRREEEILKLQEASEAIETIIHNKRAELDEDPLFIHPAEIKGRLDELEPIKECLRPAPVVLHLDGLRVKIPYEEWKDTIADIEVYGHRLGDVAEISESSLGGSILIKIKTTSEVNDEDRQSSSS; encoded by the coding sequence ATGTATGAGGTTCTCATGTATGATGGCGGAGTCTACAGAATCAATGAGCTGTATGAGCTGATTGAAGATGTAGGCGGTTTCGTCATTCAGAAAACGAAGATCCAGGTTCAGATTGTTGTCACTATGGCTGTTCCGGAAGAAGAACACGCAGTCATCGAGGAAAAAACCGCTGAACTGGGAGGAAAACTTTCATCTGTTCCTCTTGCAGGAACTGAAATAGCTGTGGTAGCTCCAACACTTGGCAGACATCACATGCCACATCCGACATGTGATATTGCGGAGCAGCTGAGAAGGCTGGGAGCAATTACCGTTGTAATGGGACTCGCCAGGGGAAGAGGAAGAAGATCATCGCAGATCCTGGCGGACGAACGCCGCATCATTGAAGAGTACGATGCCGCCGTGTTTGTTCTGGGAAACTTCAAAGACTGCATCGTCAATCATAAAACGAAACTCTTTGAGGACTTGGAGATTCCAGTGGCGGTCGTCTGTGGTCCGGAGGTGCAGGATCTACCCTGCGAGGCAATAGTCTGCGGAGTGGGCCGCAAAGTTGAAAGAATGAGGCGCGAGGAAGAAATTCTCAAGCTGCAGGAAGCATCCGAAGCAATTGAGACAATCATCCACAACAAGCGTGCTGAACTTGATGAAGATCCGTTGTTTATTCATCCTGCTGAAATTAAAGGCAGACTGGATGAACTTGAACCGATTAAGGAATGTCTGCGTCCGGCTCCAGTTGTACTGCATCTCGATGGTCTGCGGGTGAAGATTCCATATGAAGAATGGAAGGATACGATCGCAGACATAGAAGTTTACGGCCACCGCCTTGGTGATGTAGCCGAGATCTCTGAATCCAGCCTCGGCGGCAGCATACTCATAAAGATCAAAACGACTTCTGAAGTGAATGATGAAGACAGGCAGTCTTCGTCTTCCTAA
- a CDS encoding methanogenesis marker 17 protein: MAEGEDFAFNNFDTIFRQTLKDLGISRAVKSFNIISKIDEPYFIISLKMGKARSAIHISDMAQVDDSPQGVQITITDEEWAPALLTKLWQVYSKERVKQLTRFEITIHGAQASDVASMQLDPGEELKTLLLDAIWRVFPEGFKVRYNIVDDEVMTVVGTEHDMEDAWLETARKVHELTRNAEAE; encoded by the coding sequence ATGGCAGAAGGCGAAGATTTTGCATTCAACAACTTTGACACGATCTTTCGTCAGACATTGAAAGATCTAGGCATAAGCCGGGCAGTCAAATCATTCAATATAATCTCTAAGATTGATGAGCCTTACTTCATAATATCACTTAAGATGGGAAAAGCTAGATCTGCAATTCATATCTCTGATATGGCTCAGGTAGACGACAGCCCGCAGGGTGTGCAGATAACAATTACAGATGAAGAATGGGCACCAGCCCTGCTGACAAAACTGTGGCAGGTTTACAGTAAAGAAAGAGTCAAACAGCTGACAAGGTTTGAGATAACAATCCATGGTGCACAGGCTTCTGATGTCGCGTCTATGCAGCTTGATCCCGGAGAGGAGCTGAAAACACTGCTTCTCGATGCCATCTGGCGTGTATTCCCAGAGGGCTTCAAAGTCCGCTATAACATTGTGGATGATGAAGTCATGACTGTGGTCGGTACAGAGCATGATATGGAAGATGCATGGCTTGAGACTGCCCGCAAAGTACACGAACTTACCAGAAATGCGGAGGCCGAGTGA
- a CDS encoding methanogenesis marker 15 protein: MAIKIAQLSCGTEYSGVQSEIEHAAETVGGKMVYPDVAYDDIATAVDEFGFNPASPQLKLMIARAKALADGHYDADAVFISSCFRCAEGALVRNEVRKYIQEHTKLPVVTYSFTERMKSAQLLTRMEALVTIVEKKELLARERQVGLTAGIDSGSSTTKAMIIRDNEILGKAWMPTGEVFGTAMEVLNKAMDEAGVKQDQLEGIGVTGYGRFLIGRKLDANLIQEELTVNSKGAVWLADHQKGEATIIDIGGMDNKAITVRDGIPDNFTMGGICAGASGRFMEMVSKRLKVDINDLGALADKGDWTKVNMNSYCSIFGIQDLVTSLAAGNTVEDVAAAACHSVAEQVYEQQLQEIDVRQPIIQVGGTSLISGLVKAVGDMVGSHPIIPPNSQYIGAAGAGLLASGFLEGI, from the coding sequence ATGGCAATTAAAATAGCACAGCTGTCATGTGGGACAGAATACTCTGGAGTACAGTCTGAGATCGAACATGCTGCTGAGACAGTCGGCGGAAAGATGGTGTATCCGGATGTAGCATACGATGATATTGCCACTGCTGTGGATGAATTTGGATTCAATCCCGCATCACCTCAGCTGAAGTTAATGATCGCCAGGGCCAAAGCGTTGGCAGACGGCCATTATGATGCGGACGCTGTATTCATTTCATCATGTTTCAGATGTGCTGAAGGCGCCTTGGTAAGAAATGAAGTCCGAAAATATATCCAGGAACATACCAAGCTGCCGGTAGTCACTTATTCATTTACTGAGAGGATGAAATCAGCCCAGCTCCTGACAAGAATGGAAGCTCTAGTTACCATTGTAGAAAAGAAGGAGCTGCTGGCCAGGGAAAGACAGGTTGGATTGACAGCCGGTATCGACTCAGGATCATCCACCACTAAAGCAATGATCATTAGAGATAATGAAATTCTCGGCAAGGCATGGATGCCTACCGGAGAAGTTTTTGGCACAGCAATGGAAGTCCTCAATAAAGCTATGGATGAAGCTGGAGTCAAACAGGATCAGCTTGAGGGGATAGGCGTTACCGGCTATGGGCGTTTCCTTATAGGTAGGAAACTGGATGCAAATCTGATCCAGGAAGAACTCACAGTCAATTCCAAAGGTGCAGTATGGCTTGCAGATCATCAGAAAGGTGAAGCAACCATCATCGACATTGGTGGAATGGATAACAAAGCCATTACTGTAAGGGATGGAATTCCTGATAACTTTACCATGGGTGGAATCTGTGCTGGAGCATCAGGCAGATTCATGGAAATGGTGTCCAAACGTCTGAAAGTAGACATCAATGACCTGGGAGCTCTGGCTGATAAAGGCGACTGGACAAAAGTCAATATGAATTCATATTGCTCTATTTTTGGTATTCAGGACTTAGTCACTTCTCTGGCGGCAGGCAATACTGTAGAAGATGTAGCAGCAGCCGCATGCCATTCTGTAGCTGAACAAGTTTACGAACAGCAGCTGCAGGAAATAGATGTAAGGCAGCCCATCATTCAGGTGGGAGGAACATCATTGATCAGCGGCCTTGTGAAAGCTGTAGGCGATATGGTCGGAAGCCATCCGATTATCCCGCCGAATTCCCAGTACATCGGGGCAGCCGGTGCAGGGCTTCTTGCTTCTGGTTTCTTAGAGGGTATCTGA
- a CDS encoding GIY-YIG nuclease family protein, translated as MSKSKGVYLFIFTIPFETEVEIGKLGRYSFLPGRYVYVGSGMGGVSARVRRHLCGCQSKRWHIDYLIENAVDKKAVIYLTDSREMECILSSLVRDIPGAENPVRGFGSSDCSCYSHIYLIPETSYHELLNIDLKNCCKSEVLTCRTIDQYEMAGLENH; from the coding sequence ATGTCAAAATCCAAAGGAGTATATCTCTTCATTTTCACGATCCCCTTTGAAACTGAGGTTGAGATCGGGAAACTGGGGAGATACTCATTTCTTCCAGGCAGATATGTATATGTAGGCTCCGGGATGGGAGGAGTATCTGCCAGAGTACGGCGTCATCTCTGTGGCTGCCAGTCTAAAAGATGGCATATTGATTATCTCATCGAAAATGCTGTAGACAAAAAGGCAGTGATCTACCTGACAGACAGCAGAGAAATGGAATGCATTCTCAGCAGCCTTGTTAGGGACATTCCCGGGGCTGAAAATCCAGTGCGTGGTTTTGGGAGCTCTGACTGCAGCTGTTATTCTCACATTTATTTAATTCCAGAGACATCGTATCATGAACTTTTGAATATTGATCTTAAGAACTGCTGCAAATCCGAAGTACTCACCTGCAGAACGATTGACCAGTACGAAATGGCTGGATTGGAAAATCATTAA
- a CDS encoding methanogenesis marker 5 protein produces MKVFMVPLNSLILYDLIERFGHEPLSLMSEMRDRVVNAEIEAPPLNLTPDDVKVGLNYAGIEIPSGIRGRMSIWGPLLEKAEAAIIMHDMPYTYGCVGCHRSNLLLNHLVRKKDIPLLEVHYPNDDDEAKILVARVKAFLEGLNGN; encoded by the coding sequence ATGAAAGTCTTCATGGTACCATTAAACAGCTTGATACTGTACGATTTGATAGAGCGCTTTGGCCATGAGCCATTGTCACTGATGTCTGAAATGAGAGATAGAGTAGTCAATGCGGAGATTGAAGCTCCGCCGCTGAATCTTACACCTGATGATGTTAAAGTTGGACTTAATTATGCTGGAATTGAAATTCCGTCTGGTATCCGCGGGCGTATGTCCATCTGGGGGCCGCTTCTGGAGAAAGCTGAGGCAGCAATAATCATGCATGATATGCCCTATACATACGGCTGTGTCGGCTGCCACAGATCAAACTTATTGTTAAATCATTTAGTAAGAAAAAAAGACATTCCACTGCTGGAAGTACACTACCCTAACGATGACGATGAGGCTAAGATACTTGTTGCCCGCGTCAAAGCATTCCTGGAGGGATTAAATGGCAATTAA
- a CDS encoding flavodoxin family protein: MKVVGVSCSPRKGGNSEILVSEALKGAEAKGAETVFISLAGKNIKGCNACPKCGAAGKCAINDDMQEIYPILESADAIIVASPVYFGMYNAQTKAFLDRNYYLLKSGGKLAGKVGGVITVGGRSGHDFTAVAMMEALTLYGMYLPPNAFAESMSRELGAAATEEKAMNAAKALGERVADLAAKLK, encoded by the coding sequence ATGAAAGTCGTGGGTGTTAGCTGTAGCCCTAGAAAAGGGGGAAATTCAGAAATCCTCGTGTCCGAAGCATTAAAAGGTGCTGAGGCAAAGGGTGCTGAGACTGTTTTTATTAGCTTAGCTGGAAAGAACATCAAAGGCTGTAATGCGTGTCCAAAATGCGGAGCCGCTGGAAAATGCGCAATCAACGATGACATGCAGGAGATTTATCCCATTCTGGAAAGCGCTGATGCGATCATAGTTGCATCGCCTGTATATTTCGGAATGTATAATGCGCAGACTAAAGCGTTCTTAGACCGTAATTACTATCTGTTAAAGTCAGGCGGCAAGCTGGCTGGCAAAGTAGGCGGCGTAATCACTGTAGGAGGACGTTCAGGCCATGATTTTACTGCTGTGGCCATGATGGAAGCCTTAACCCTCTATGGCATGTATCTGCCTCCAAATGCTTTTGCTGAATCTATGTCGAGAGAGCTGGGAGCTGCAGCAACGGAAGAGAAAGCTATGAATGCCGCTAAAGCTCTTGGAGAGCGGGTAGCAGATTTAGCCGCTAAACTAAAGTAA
- a CDS encoding methanogenesis marker 6 protein gives MSYKTETRMIMISPTSDITPDQLVRFVHGLGLGLGVKETCYGINIQGPVEDVRKAFKDIRNLDPNRIFSKVRAFPIGDERRCRAHHGSRPGYPQLEKEWSDLPKMDRALTAMEAGEPVPDKKKPQPISIERFKEIIDEVSQ, from the coding sequence ATGAGCTATAAAACCGAGACAAGAATGATTATGATCTCTCCGACATCCGATATCACACCAGACCAGCTGGTTCGGTTTGTTCACGGTCTGGGACTAGGGCTGGGTGTCAAGGAAACATGCTACGGTATTAATATCCAGGGACCTGTGGAAGATGTAAGAAAGGCTTTCAAGGATATCAGAAATCTTGACCCTAACAGGATTTTTTCAAAAGTCCGTGCTTTTCCCATCGGAGATGAGCGCAGATGCAGGGCCCACCACGGCTCAAGACCTGGTTATCCGCAGCTTGAAAAAGAGTGGAGCGACCTCCCCAAAATGGACCGTGCCCTGACAGCCATGGAGGCTGGGGAACCAGTACCCGATAAGAAAAAACCGCAGCCAATTTCAATAGAACGTTTCAAAGAAATCATAGATGAGGTGTCCCAATGA
- a CDS encoding FAD-binding oxidoreductase, whose protein sequence is MSATEDSYENSSVLEKLNEAIGKDNVTISKMERLLYSHDMAPLPKEAQVAFKVIPDIVVRPKSIEDVSAVVKIAAEEGVPITPRGASTWGLAGSTPAFGGILIDMLGGMSKIVSIDETNMTITAQAGCSWKQVYDAAWEAGFLLGSYPSSFPSATIGGWTSTSGIGIANYKYGSARDNIRSMKVVIPDGSIVTTGFERVSDNMSGYNLNHLFVGAEGTLGVICEITFKLTPRPEVLRPIAYSFESLDKAEGALCEISHSRLTVLHIGFSDANHFKMQNRAGIVDHEFGSIILVALEGYKTVVDYEETVLDEIMERNGGKKEAPEVGEHEWEERCYEFRCRKVGLGSVPGEVIVPVHSFAKMTKDVYELMDSMKMEGAIIGIMADRNTVMFMPYYVYNSESMSKSVSSLSFDYQCGELAKANGGRMLGGFGLFFGSTLSQVRGEGYKIEVGIKNAIDPEEIMNPGKLLGMETRFGLSVTPEMLGFGMSALSAFKKIMGKDKNFEKKAEAYDLEELEKAKFEQYKVDPLKQEKD, encoded by the coding sequence ATGAGCGCCACCGAGGATTCATATGAGAACAGTTCTGTACTTGAAAAATTGAATGAAGCTATAGGGAAGGACAACGTAACAATCAGCAAGATGGAAAGATTGCTGTACAGCCATGATATGGCACCTTTACCTAAAGAAGCACAGGTAGCTTTTAAAGTGATTCCAGACATAGTTGTACGCCCGAAATCTATCGAGGACGTATCTGCAGTCGTTAAGATTGCTGCTGAAGAAGGTGTTCCAATCACTCCTCGCGGTGCATCTACCTGGGGATTAGCTGGATCTACACCTGCTTTTGGTGGAATTCTCATCGATATGCTGGGAGGTATGAGTAAAATTGTTTCTATTGACGAAACAAACATGACCATTACCGCTCAGGCCGGCTGCTCATGGAAACAAGTGTATGATGCAGCCTGGGAGGCAGGTTTCCTTCTGGGATCATATCCAAGCAGTTTCCCGTCCGCTACAATCGGCGGCTGGACTTCAACATCTGGAATCGGTATTGCAAATTACAAATACGGCTCTGCCAGGGACAACATCAGAAGCATGAAAGTTGTAATCCCAGACGGAAGCATTGTTACAACAGGATTTGAGAGAGTATCCGACAACATGTCTGGATATAACTTAAACCATCTCTTTGTGGGAGCAGAAGGTACCCTCGGTGTCATTTGTGAAATTACTTTCAAGCTTACACCAAGACCAGAAGTTCTCAGGCCTATTGCATACTCATTTGAAAGCCTGGATAAAGCAGAAGGAGCTCTCTGTGAGATTTCCCACAGCAGGCTTACTGTACTTCACATTGGTTTCTCTGACGCTAACCACTTCAAGATGCAGAACAGGGCCGGTATTGTAGACCACGAATTCGGTTCTATCATTCTGGTTGCATTGGAAGGTTACAAAACCGTCGTTGATTATGAAGAGACTGTCCTTGATGAAATCATGGAGAGAAACGGCGGTAAGAAAGAAGCTCCTGAAGTCGGAGAACATGAGTGGGAAGAGCGCTGCTATGAATTCAGATGCCGCAAAGTCGGTCTCGGTTCAGTTCCTGGTGAAGTTATAGTTCCTGTCCACTCATTTGCAAAAATGACCAAGGATGTCTACGAACTTATGGACTCCATGAAAATGGAAGGTGCAATCATCGGAATTATGGCAGACCGTAACACTGTAATGTTCATGCCATACTATGTCTATAATTCTGAATCCATGAGCAAGAGTGTATCTTCACTTTCCTTCGACTATCAGTGCGGAGAACTTGCCAAAGCAAACGGCGGCCGTATGCTCGGTGGATTTGGTCTCTTCTTTGGATCCACATTATCACAAGTTCGTGGCGAGGGATACAAGATCGAAGTCGGAATCAAGAACGCAATCGATCCAGAAGAAATCATGAACCCTGGAAAACTCCTTGGAATGGAGACAAGGTTCGGACTTTCTGTAACTCCTGAAATGCTTGGCTTCGGCATGTCTGCATTATCCGCTTTCAAAAAGATAATGGGAAAAGACAAGAACTTTGAGAAGAAAGCTGAAGC